DNA sequence from the Armigeres subalbatus isolate Guangzhou_Male chromosome 1, GZ_Asu_2, whole genome shotgun sequence genome:
CTCCCTCTGCGTTTGAGGGTATCTTTGCTCCGTTGATGTTAGGCTTTTGGAAGCACACGCGATGATTCTTGGGATGTTTGCACTGTTAAACTGAACGAGAACAGCTCCCAAACCTATCGATGACGCATCTACGAATAATTCAGTACGATCTGTGGTGGAGAAAAACCCTAATGTCTTGATGTGATTCAACGTTTCCTTCTGTAGAGTTATAAACTCGATCTCCTCTTTGTCTGTCcaataaaaactttcagcatTGGCCAACGTCCGTAAATGTTCGGTTTTCGTCGCGCGATGAACCAAAAAACGATCGACAAAGGTGATTAGCCCAAGGAAGCTTTTCACCTCTGCACAATTTTCAGGTTTACGAAAATTCCTGATGGCACTTAGTTTATCCTCTTCGATTTGCCAGCCGTCCGATGTTAAAATAAATTCTAGAAACGGAAGCTCTTAACTCCGGATTACACACTTTGATTTATTAATTTCCACCCCATGCTCTTCCAGTCGCTCCAGTACTGCCGCCAAGTTATTGTCGTGTTCCTCAATGGTCTCTCCAAATATCAATATATCGTCAAGATAATTCCTGACACCCTTGCAGCCCCCCAAAATCTTTCGCTGCATCACCTCCTGAAAGATGTCCGGGGCATTGCACAGTCCGAACGGCATTCTGACACAACGGAACATCCCGAACTCCGTCATAAAATTGGTCAAATGGCGGCTGTCGTCGTGGAGCTCTACATGAAAGAAAGCATTGCTTAAATCAATGGTAGAGAACCACTTTGCCCCTCTCAAGTCAGCTAGAATCTTTTCTAGTGTTGGCATTGCAAAGGGTGTACGGAGAATGTACTGATTTGGGCCTCGGAGATCGATAACTAGACGAAAATCCTCTTTTCCCTTAGGTATAATCAGCATGGAGGAACAAAAGGAAGGGTCCATCTCATCCGTGACTCGTTCAATTATGTTAGCCGTCATCAACTGTTGTAGTCTTTCTTCGACCCGCGACTTCATAGCTATCGGAATGTTGAAGAAAATATTCCGACATGGAGGCTTAGTCTTATCGTAACGAATTACAACAGGCGGAATTTTGAATTTGGGGAATGCTTTGTCGGAACTTATATAAGCGATATCAATACCATGAAACTGAAAAGCTTTCGAAGCATCTAGGCACAATGGAACCTGGAGGCCTAGCAAAAGCACGCTATACCTAGTAGCCGTTGGTCTACCGAGTAATGATTGCGATTCCTTTACGACGTAAAATTTTTCTAATAATACTGGCCGATCTCCTGATACGAACATGAAAGCTTCAAAAGTTCCTATAACAGGTATCTCACCAGATGTCGCATAGGCCTTAAGAGATCGATCCGCTTTGAATTGTAAATTATGAACACCTTTTCGGCAAGACTCGTCATCGATCAACTGGTTGAACGAATGCTCAGTTAGCGTGTTCACTTGCGCTCCCGAATCTATAAGGAAATCACAAGGAAATCCTGAAATAACCACCCTTATCACACCATCGTCACGGATGCCTGGCACCTTAGTAATTGCAGAAACGACGTTGTCCTGTGCTTGGGTTGTCGGAACCTGTCAAGACAAACAATCCTAACTTAGTGCTATCATCCAACTTTTGAAATAAGGTGAGCCACTACTCCCGGATTTAAACTAATGACTGTTTATGATTCTCAAAATGACGAATAAAAGAGAAATAGTTTAGTTTCATATTATTGTGGGTAGAATTAATTTCGAATCTTTTAATGGATATGATCAACATGGGAGTGTATTTTATtagaacagataccctatttgcTCATtagagtttatttatttttattatgaacCCAATTAAATTGAACAGTTAAGGAACAACATACTATTAGGCGATGATTAACGTTACTTTGCGTTACTTCCAAGTGGCATTTGTGAAGATTACGGAATAAGACTTACATTTTCCTGCTCAATCGGTTCCTCAGGTTTAGTTTCCTCCTTCGCAGTTACTGCTGAAATCTCCGATAGCTTCGTGTCTGTAACCCGCTCGCTATGTTGTTGTATGGGCCTGTCTCGCACGAAAGTCCGGCAAGCGCGTTGCAGGTGCCCTTTCACACCACAATTCCGGCAAATTTTATCCGCGGCGAAGCaattatttgctttatgaaaCAAACTATTACATCTGAAGCAACGCTCCGGGATAGAGCTGGTAGATCCTCTCCAATTGGTCAAGTTTCGAGCTTGCATTGCCCCGTCTCGGTGGATTTGTTGTGCTGCATATCTTCCACGGGCTACTCCAGCTGGTCTTCCTCTGTACTGCTGACGATACTCTCCACCCGTCACTCGTGCAATAGTCGCCACCGGTGTTTGGCTGCCATGTTTCATATTGAAGTACTCTTCGTTTAAACGAATAGCTTCAATTTCACGAACTTCATCCACTAAGTCGGTGAACGTACCTTTCCGGCTTAACAGTTTAAGGGCCGCAGTCCGAACTTCTCTGTTGCGCGCTTGTTCCGCCACTGTTCCCACAATCTCTTCAAATTCCTTGTCCATACCAAACTCGCACAATCTGGCGGTTGCGCCCACTCGCATAAGAAATGATATGTCGTTCTCACCTGGTTGCTGTTGCATTAACGCCAACTTCCTCCTTTGGAGCATGACATCAGATCCCGATGAAAAGTATGCCTTCAACCGAAACAAAGCATTCGAAAAAGGGAATTCGTCTGGATCAGGAGCATCGCTAGTTGACTTCGTGTTTTCAAGATTTCTAGCAACTGTTGTCCGGCCTTCACCTTAAGCAATATATATTGAGTGCCCTCATCTGTTATACCGGCGAGCTTCATGGAATCCACCAATAGATCCCTCCATGCTTCAAAGTCTTGGCGTCCAATCATTTCGCTACCGAGGATGGTTTGCACTCAGGCACGGTTATCGATGAAACCGACATTTGATTGACGGAAGACATGAAGCGTGAAATCTCCGTAGTTTCTCTTGTATTCCTATCACGGTGTGTACTCGATGGTCCGATAATGTCAATAAATTCATCAGTGTTCACATCACTACTTGCTTCACTGCCTGGTGCTTTCGAAGTACTTTGTAGATTCCTGATCGTTTCTTGTGCCTTATTCCATTCCGCGCTTAGCAATGCATTGCTTGCCTTAGCAGCTGCAAGTTCCTTCAGTGCCGTCTCCAGTTTCGTG
Encoded proteins:
- the LOC134218494 gene encoding uncharacterized protein LOC134218494, which produces MASKRPMDGSMCDNGVVGGIGDVPPRKSRKKNTKLETALKELAAAKASNALLSAEWNKAQETIRNLQSTSKAPGSEASSDVNTDEFIDIIGPSSTHRDRNTRETTEISRFMSSVNQMSVSSITVPECKPSSVAK
- the LOC134218491 gene encoding uncharacterized protein K02A2.6-like codes for the protein MQQQPGENDISFLMRVGATARLCEFGMDKEFEEIVGTVAEQARNREVRTAALKLLSRKGTFTDLVDEVREIEAIRLNEEYFNMKHGSQTPVATIARVTGGEYRQQYRGRPAGVARGRYAAQQIHRDGAMQARNLTNWRGSTSSIPERCFRCNSLFHKANNCFAADKICRNCGVKGHLQRACRTFVRDRPIQQHSERVTDTKLSEISAVTAKEETKPEEPIEQENVPTTQAQDNVVSAITKVPGIRDDGVIRVVISGFPCDFLIDSGAQVNTLTEHSFNQLIDDESCRKGVHNLQFKADRSLKAYATSELHDDSRHLTNFMTEFGMFRCVRMPFGLCNAPDIFQEVMQRKILGGCKGVRNYLDDILIFGETIEEHDNNLAAVLERLEEHGVEINKSKVTSEDNVADALSRLIRCSQAAEPFEDENENHLLYVLDGGMDITLDEIEKKSETDTEMQKICLALRFDKWPRELRRYECQKKDLHNLGFLVFKNDTIVLPNALRKSFIFSPWGHVGEIAMKRIMRQFFWWPGMAKDTENFVKG